A genomic region of Nitrosopumilaceae archaeon contains the following coding sequences:
- the ilvC gene encoding ketol-acid reductoisomerase — translation MAKTWKDADVSLDPIKNQIIAIIGYGIQGHAQANNLKDSGLNVIVGLQEGGSSWKKAKNDGHEVLSIPKACEKADIVHVLIPDMIQAKIFREQIEPNLNVGNALSFSHGAAIHWEWIKAPGDVDIIMVAPKGPGSKVRETYLEGFGTPSIVAVYQDYTKMAWDRTLALAKGIGSTRAGIIETTFQEEVETDWFGEQADLCGGCASMVMNAFEILVEAGYQPEIAYFEVLHELKLIVDLIQRYGINGMWRRVSETARYGGLTRGPMVMNKDVKENMKKVLKMIQDGTFNQEWISDYQKNGKNSFDRYMKQIDAHQIEQVGKKMRQMMWPDSTE, via the coding sequence ATGGCAAAAACTTGGAAAGATGCAGATGTAAGTTTAGATCCCATAAAGAACCAAATCATTGCAATAATTGGCTATGGCATTCAAGGACATGCGCAAGCAAACAACCTAAAAGATTCTGGTCTAAATGTTATAGTTGGATTACAAGAAGGTGGCTCTAGCTGGAAAAAGGCAAAAAATGATGGTCACGAAGTATTGTCTATTCCAAAAGCATGTGAAAAGGCTGACATTGTACACGTATTAATTCCTGACATGATTCAAGCCAAAATCTTTCGAGAACAAATTGAACCTAATCTGAACGTAGGAAATGCACTGTCATTTTCACATGGAGCCGCGATTCATTGGGAGTGGATAAAGGCACCAGGAGATGTTGATATAATTATGGTTGCACCAAAAGGTCCTGGCTCCAAAGTTAGAGAGACCTATCTTGAAGGATTTGGTACGCCGTCTATAGTTGCAGTTTATCAAGATTATACTAAAATGGCTTGGGACAGAACTTTGGCATTAGCAAAAGGAATCGGTAGCACAAGGGCAGGAATAATAGAAACAACATTCCAAGAAGAGGTAGAAACAGATTGGTTTGGTGAACAAGCTGATCTTTGTGGAGGATGCGCATCAATGGTAATGAATGCTTTTGAAATTCTAGTTGAGGCAGGTTATCAGCCAGAAATTGCATACTTTGAAGTTCTGCATGAATTGAAACTTATTGTTGATCTTATCCAAAGATATGGAATCAACGGAATGTGGCGAAGAGTAAGTGAGACTGCAAGATATGGTGGTTTGACAAGAGGGCCTATGGTAATGAATAAGGATGTAAAAGAAAACATGAAAAAAGTTCTCAAAATGATACAAGATGGAACATTCAATCAAGAATGGATAAGTGATTATCAGAAAAATGGCAAAAATTCATTTGACAGATACATGAAGCAAATAGATGCTCACCAAATAGAACAAGTGGGCAAGAAAATGCGTCAGATGATGTGGCCTGATTCAACAGAATAA
- a CDS encoding tetratricopeptide repeat protein, with protein MTKIAFSSDEELNLEYLYNIGVSHAKRGNPRDAIFYFDKVLSVEPEHMNALVYKGNALGKLGKYDDSIICYDKVLKSNSNHQIALINKGLALHYLKKYDQAITFYDKILEKDPQNASVLYHKSCSKALQKNSKEALTILEQAIMIDSEYGIKAACDLDFESLRSDQRFKALTS; from the coding sequence ATGACAAAGATCGCATTTTCATCTGACGAAGAACTAAATTTAGAATATTTGTATAACATAGGCGTATCACATGCAAAACGTGGAAATCCACGTGATGCAATATTTTATTTTGACAAGGTGTTATCTGTTGAACCAGAACACATGAATGCTCTAGTGTACAAAGGAAATGCATTAGGCAAACTTGGAAAATATGATGATTCCATCATATGCTATGACAAAGTTTTAAAAAGTAACTCTAATCACCAAATAGCCTTAATCAACAAAGGTCTAGCACTTCATTACTTAAAAAAATATGATCAAGCAATAACATTTTATGATAAAATTCTAGAAAAAGATCCTCAAAATGCCAGTGTACTTTATCATAAATCTTGCAGTAAGGCACTGCAAAAAAATTCTAAAGAAGCATTAACCATATTAGAACAAGCTATCATGATAGATTCAGAATATGGAATTAAAGCAGCCTGTGACCTTGATTTTGAAAGTTTACGTTCGGATCAAAGATTCAAAGCTTTAACATCTTAG
- the meaB gene encoding methylmalonyl Co-A mutase-associated GTPase MeaB: protein MDIVSELKHGKRRAIAKAISIIENDDKAAKVLIKKIFKNSGKSITIGITGPAGAGKSTLIDKSVLELKKLGYKAAVLAIDPTSHITGGAILGDRVRMSDSTDSGTYIRSMASRGATGAISSSLRNSIRVLEYAGFDIIIIESVGAGQTEIDISKIADITVVVFNPNTGDSIQTIKAGLTEIGDIYLINKSDLAGANQLFNAVRDFIGMSEKNPTILLTSAKSSKGISEFAKKLEALVISKKKTKKTQEQSRLEIELRDIVLNNVKNKVSTMLDSSKEYTKYLKKVQSKALDPYEAAGKISKLFK from the coding sequence ATGGATATTGTATCTGAATTAAAACATGGTAAACGCAGGGCCATCGCCAAGGCCATTTCAATTATTGAAAATGATGACAAGGCTGCAAAAGTACTAATAAAAAAAATCTTCAAAAATTCTGGAAAATCTATTACTATAGGAATAACAGGACCAGCTGGTGCAGGAAAAAGTACTCTAATAGACAAGAGTGTTCTTGAATTAAAAAAACTTGGTTACAAGGCTGCAGTTCTTGCAATAGATCCAACTAGTCACATCACAGGTGGTGCCATACTAGGTGATAGAGTTAGAATGTCTGATTCTACTGATTCTGGAACCTATATCAGAAGCATGGCATCAAGAGGTGCTACAGGAGCCATCTCCTCATCGCTACGAAACAGCATAAGAGTTCTAGAGTATGCTGGATTTGATATAATAATAATTGAAAGTGTTGGTGCAGGCCAAACCGAGATTGATATTTCAAAAATAGCAGACATTACAGTGGTGGTTTTTAATCCAAATACTGGTGATAGTATACAGACAATAAAAGCAGGATTGACTGAAATTGGTGACATTTATCTGATAAACAAAAGTGACTTGGCAGGGGCAAATCAGTTGTTCAACGCAGTTAGGGATTTCATTGGCATGTCAGAAAAAAATCCCACAATATTATTGACTTCAGCAAAATCAAGTAAAGGAATATCAGAATTTGCAAAAAAGCTAGAAGCACTTGTCATATCAAAGAAAAAAACCAAAAAAACACAGGAACAATCACGACTTGAAATAGAGCTTAGGGATATTGTTTTAAATAATGTTAAAAATAAAGTGAGCACCATGCTTGATTCTAGTAAAGAATATACTAAATACCTAAAAAAAGTACAATCAAAGGCACTAGATCCATACGAAGCTGCAGGTAAAATTTCAAAACTATTCAAGTGA
- a CDS encoding adenosylhomocysteinase: MGKVKDPSLAEQGKTSYEWAKNHMKILTNTIGRLKRSQPLRGIRLGICLHITKETSVLIMGAKELGAEVSVCGANPLSTQDDIAAFLDENGINIYAWEGQTTEEYDWCIEQMLSHKPQILTDDGSDCHSKVHGKSKFSSLQIMGGTEETTTGVIRLKALANQKKLRYPVIAVNDAYTKHMFDNRYGTGQSTIDGYLRSMNLLFAGKRVVVAGYGWVGRGVASRANGMGSKVFVTEVDPIRALEAHMDGYEVLPMAEAAKIGDIFITATGQTGVIRKEHILKMKEGAVLGNVGHFDVEVDAHFLLHGSKSVKQVRPNLDECLLKNGKRVYLIGKGRIANLVAAEGHPPEVMAQSFSNQLLSMIHIAKNHKKIGKRVITVPQEIDTQIAIDALNAMDVKTDKPTPAQIKYAKSWG, from the coding sequence ATGGGTAAAGTAAAGGATCCAAGCCTTGCAGAACAAGGTAAGACGTCATACGAATGGGCTAAAAACCACATGAAGATTCTTACAAATACAATTGGTCGTCTGAAGCGATCACAACCATTACGAGGTATTAGACTTGGTATTTGCTTACATATTACAAAAGAGACCTCTGTTTTAATTATGGGTGCAAAAGAACTTGGAGCTGAAGTAAGTGTATGTGGTGCAAATCCACTTTCTACACAAGATGATATTGCAGCTTTTCTTGATGAGAACGGAATTAACATTTATGCTTGGGAAGGCCAAACCACCGAAGAATATGATTGGTGTATTGAACAAATGCTCAGTCACAAACCTCAAATTCTAACTGATGATGGTTCTGACTGCCACAGCAAAGTACATGGGAAATCCAAGTTTTCATCTCTACAAATAATGGGCGGAACTGAAGAAACTACAACTGGTGTTATTAGATTAAAAGCATTGGCAAATCAGAAAAAACTCAGATATCCAGTTATTGCAGTAAATGACGCTTACACAAAACACATGTTTGATAATAGATATGGAACTGGTCAAAGCACAATTGATGGCTATCTTAGATCTATGAATTTACTTTTTGCAGGAAAACGTGTTGTTGTAGCTGGATACGGATGGGTTGGAAGGGGTGTAGCATCAAGAGCAAATGGAATGGGCTCCAAAGTTTTTGTTACAGAAGTAGACCCAATTAGAGCCTTGGAAGCTCACATGGATGGTTATGAAGTGCTTCCAATGGCAGAAGCCGCAAAGATTGGTGATATTTTTATCACTGCAACAGGGCAAACTGGAGTGATAAGAAAAGAACACATTTTAAAAATGAAGGAGGGTGCAGTGCTTGGAAATGTTGGTCACTTTGATGTTGAAGTGGATGCACACTTTTTACTTCATGGATCAAAATCAGTTAAACAAGTTAGACCCAATCTTGATGAATGTCTTTTGAAAAATGGAAAACGTGTTTATCTTATAGGAAAAGGCAGGATTGCAAATCTAGTTGCAGCAGAAGGACATCCTCCAGAGGTAATGGCACAATCATTTTCAAATCAACTTCTTTCTATGATACACATAGCAAAAAATCATAAAAAAATTGGAAAGAGAGTGATAACTGTTCCACAGGAGATAGATACGCAAATTGCAATCGATGCTCTAAATGCAATGGATGTCAAAACTGACAAGCCAACACCAGCTCAGATAAAATATGCCAAGAGTTGGGGATAG
- the metG gene encoding methionine--tRNA ligase, with translation MNNRAIITSALPYANGEIHLGHVASTYLPADITTRFLKLKGVEAYYICASDDYGTPILIQSEKEQKDPQEYVKFWNKRDYEDFTSLGINFDFFYRTSSPENVVFVQDVFKKLLANGHIYEKEIIQFYCKFDKKFLPDRYVIGTCPYCKADDQYSDLCEKCGRVPEEIENPRCSICKNQPTKEKTKHYFFKLTNFVKELNQWLEEDSYLQKDVKKYVQNWIKDGLADWDITRDIHWGVPIPLPEAEGKVFYGWFDNHLAYISSTMKFLTDKGIDGKQFWNSADIYHFIGKDIVYHHYLFLPAMRIGIKKEYKLPDYIPTRGHLMLQAKKISKSRNWYIGLKDFLSLYPADYLRFYLTLITPHSQDDLNFDWEEFSARINSELIGNLGNFVNRALGFTQKSVNGIVPQTEEFDSADTDAQNKIKNLVNDMTILMEQNNLDKALKRILEFSAHFNQYFQQKEPWKGARGTNNCIYLSVNAVRSIAIALFPFLPESSEKIWMQLNLTGKVFEQKWNSISDLAVSTNHKIGVSYPIFKKVEMSDIEKYKAKLGA, from the coding sequence ATGAACAATAGGGCAATCATTACTAGTGCACTCCCATATGCAAATGGAGAGATTCATCTTGGGCATGTTGCCTCTACGTATCTACCTGCCGATATTACAACACGATTTCTAAAACTCAAGGGAGTTGAAGCTTACTATATCTGTGCATCAGATGATTATGGTACTCCAATTCTAATTCAGTCAGAAAAAGAACAAAAAGATCCTCAGGAATATGTCAAGTTCTGGAACAAGCGTGATTATGAAGATTTCACTTCACTTGGAATAAATTTTGATTTTTTTTACAGGACAAGCTCACCTGAGAATGTAGTGTTTGTTCAGGATGTCTTTAAAAAACTACTTGCAAATGGGCACATCTATGAAAAAGAAATCATCCAGTTTTATTGTAAATTCGATAAAAAATTCCTGCCAGATAGATATGTGATTGGAACATGTCCATATTGTAAAGCGGATGATCAATATTCTGATCTTTGCGAAAAATGTGGTAGAGTTCCAGAAGAGATAGAAAATCCACGTTGTTCAATATGTAAAAACCAGCCAACCAAAGAAAAAACAAAGCATTATTTTTTCAAGCTGACAAATTTTGTAAAAGAACTAAATCAATGGCTAGAAGAAGATTCCTATCTTCAAAAAGACGTCAAAAAATACGTTCAAAATTGGATTAAAGATGGACTTGCAGACTGGGACATTACACGTGACATACACTGGGGGGTACCAATTCCGCTTCCTGAGGCAGAAGGTAAGGTGTTTTATGGCTGGTTTGATAATCATCTTGCATACATTTCTTCTACAATGAAATTTCTTACTGATAAGGGAATAGACGGAAAACAATTTTGGAACTCGGCAGACATTTATCATTTTATTGGTAAAGATATTGTGTATCATCATTACCTGTTTTTGCCTGCAATGAGAATTGGTATAAAAAAAGAATACAAGTTACCAGACTATATCCCCACGAGAGGCCATCTGATGTTACAGGCAAAAAAGATATCAAAGAGCAGAAATTGGTACATCGGTCTTAAAGATTTTCTTAGTCTTTATCCTGCTGATTATTTGAGATTTTATTTGACGTTGATTACGCCGCATAGTCAAGATGATCTTAATTTTGATTGGGAGGAATTTTCTGCAAGAATAAATTCTGAGCTAATTGGGAACCTTGGTAATTTTGTTAACCGTGCATTGGGTTTTACTCAAAAAAGTGTCAATGGCATAGTACCACAAACAGAAGAATTTGATTCTGCTGATACTGATGCACAAAACAAAATCAAAAACCTAGTAAATGATATGACCATATTGATGGAACAAAACAATCTAGATAAGGCACTCAAAAGGATATTGGAGTTTTCTGCCCACTTTAACCAATATTTTCAACAAAAAGAGCCGTGGAAAGGTGCAAGGGGGACAAACAACTGCATTTACCTTTCAGTAAACGCAGTTCGCAGCATTGCAATCGCACTTTTTCCATTCCTTCCAGAATCATCGGAGAAAATATGGATGCAACTTAATCTTACTGGTAAGGTCTTCGAACAAAAATGGAATTCCATCTCAGACTTGGCAGTATCCACTAATCATAAAATTGGAGTCTCATATCCTATTTTCAAAAAAGTGGAGATGTCTGATATTGAAAAATATAAAGCTAAACTTGGTGCATAA
- a CDS encoding cobalamin B12-binding domain-containing protein: protein MVQKTTTRRIRILVAKLGLDGHDRGALVLCRAFRDSGMEVIYSGLFATPERIAKIVEDEDVDVVALSLLNGAHLTLFPRVVKALQEKGIKDVLVIGGGVIPEDDKPDLVKAGVLGNFGPGTPLSTVTDYINSGVAKLRKI, encoded by the coding sequence GTGGTACAAAAGACAACTACTAGAAGAATCAGAATACTTGTTGCCAAATTAGGACTAGATGGTCATGACAGAGGAGCACTAGTTTTATGTCGTGCCTTTAGAGATTCAGGAATGGAGGTAATTTATTCTGGTCTTTTTGCGACTCCTGAAAGAATTGCCAAAATTGTTGAAGATGAGGATGTTGATGTAGTAGCCCTTAGCCTTCTAAACGGTGCACATCTTACATTGTTTCCAAGAGTAGTCAAAGCACTACAAGAAAAAGGAATCAAGGATGTTCTTGTAATTGGCGGCGGAGTCATACCAGAAGATGACAAACCAGATCTTGTAAAAGCTGGAGTTTTAGGAAACTTTGGTCCTGGTACACCACTTTCTACTGTAACAGATTATATCAATTCTGGCGTTGCAAAGCTAAGAAAAATTTAG
- a CDS encoding methylmalonyl-CoA mutase family protein has product MKDKKSDTPKQVKTDSNIPVKPVYDSKVKPRSKNEQPGKFPYTRAIHKGMYRDRLWTMRQYTGFGTADQTNQRFKYLLERGQTGLSMAFDLPTQIGYDADDPHAEGEVGKVGVSITSLKDMMTCFGGIPLDKVSTSMTINATASTLLSLYIATGESQGVASSALRGTTQNDILKEYIARNTYIYPPRQSMRLIGDMIEYCSKKVQQWYPISISGYHMREAGCNAVQEVAFTIANAIQYIETCVQRGLKIDDFAPRLSFFFCCTNEFLEEVAKFRVARRIYAKILKERFHARDPKSMHLRFHVQTSGESLTAQQPDNNIVRVAIQSMAAVLGGAQSLHTNSKDEALALPTEAAVKIALRTQQIVAHESGITKTVDPLAGSYYVESLTDQIEDEVNKYLKKIDRMGGSLVGIERGFFQSEIRQNAYRLKQEIDKGERIIVGVNKFADAVEAKQDLLRIDNSIEVKQTKTLKELRSIRDNKKVANLLSKMKSVSESEDNLMPHIINAVKSYATLGEISNTFREVFGIYQPKETF; this is encoded by the coding sequence ATGAAAGACAAGAAATCTGATACACCAAAACAAGTAAAAACAGATTCTAACATTCCAGTAAAACCAGTTTATGATTCCAAAGTAAAACCAAGAAGCAAGAATGAGCAGCCAGGAAAATTTCCATACACGCGAGCTATTCACAAAGGAATGTATCGAGATAGATTATGGACCATGAGACAATATACTGGATTTGGAACTGCTGATCAGACAAATCAAAGATTCAAGTATTTACTAGAACGTGGTCAAACTGGATTAAGTATGGCATTTGATCTTCCTACCCAGATTGGCTATGATGCAGACGATCCTCACGCAGAGGGTGAAGTTGGAAAAGTTGGTGTCTCTATAACCTCGCTTAAAGACATGATGACTTGTTTTGGAGGGATACCTCTAGACAAAGTAAGTACATCTATGACAATTAACGCAACAGCGTCAACTTTGCTTTCACTATACATCGCTACAGGGGAATCCCAAGGTGTTGCAAGCTCTGCCTTACGTGGGACAACCCAAAATGATATTCTCAAAGAATACATTGCAAGAAATACCTACATCTATCCCCCACGCCAATCTATGAGACTAATTGGTGATATGATAGAATATTGCTCAAAAAAAGTTCAACAATGGTATCCTATTTCAATTTCTGGATACCACATGAGGGAAGCTGGATGTAATGCAGTACAAGAAGTTGCATTTACAATTGCAAATGCTATACAATACATAGAAACATGTGTTCAAAGAGGATTAAAAATAGACGATTTTGCACCAAGGCTTTCGTTCTTTTTCTGCTGTACAAACGAGTTTCTTGAAGAAGTCGCTAAATTCAGAGTCGCAAGAAGAATTTATGCAAAAATACTAAAAGAAAGATTCCATGCACGTGATCCAAAATCAATGCATCTAAGATTTCACGTACAAACTAGTGGAGAGTCACTAACAGCACAACAACCAGATAATAATATTGTCCGTGTTGCAATACAATCAATGGCTGCAGTACTTGGTGGCGCACAATCTTTGCACACAAATTCAAAAGATGAGGCTCTTGCACTTCCTACAGAGGCAGCTGTCAAAATAGCATTACGAACTCAACAAATTGTTGCACATGAGAGCGGAATTACAAAGACAGTTGATCCACTAGCAGGATCTTACTATGTTGAATCTCTTACTGACCAAATTGAGGATGAAGTAAACAAGTATTTGAAAAAAATTGATAGAATGGGAGGGTCTCTTGTAGGAATAGAGCGAGGATTTTTCCAATCAGAAATTAGACAAAATGCATATCGCTTAAAACAAGAAATTGACAAAGGCGAAAGAATTATTGTTGGCGTTAATAAATTTGCAGACGCAGTAGAAGCAAAACAAGATCTGCTAAGAATTGATAACAGCATTGAAGTAAAACAAACCAAGACTCTTAAGGAATTGAGAAGCATTAGAGATAACAAAAAAGTTGCAAACCTTCTTTCCAAAATGAAAAGTGTTTCTGAATCAGAGGATAATTTAATGCCACATATAATAAATGCTGTAAAAAGTTATGCGACACTAGGAGAAATAAGCAATACATTTAGAGAAGTTTTTGGAATCTATCAACCAAAGGAAACCTTCTAA
- a CDS encoding NAD(P)-dependent oxidoreductase translates to MKIGIIGTGFLGKAVAKRLLGTGHKVIVYNRTGDKTESLKNLGAIVADTPKDLAQSCDLVITIVKDSDAVESVSFDKNGIIYGKHEGLTVADMSTINPISSKKIAKKFLENGISMIDTPVMGGPNLAEKGELVVMIGGKKEIYEKYKQVFDHIGNKTFYLGENGSGHAMKLAMNLQISMLALALSEGITLTKRAGLDPKLFLDILNSTYFKTGMSVLKGPKMINGNFEPSFTLKMMKKDLDTINTTAKELGISLPMTTLANEIYQNAISNGLGELDYTGILAFIERISKL, encoded by the coding sequence TTGAAAATAGGAATTATTGGAACTGGTTTTCTTGGAAAAGCAGTGGCCAAAAGGTTACTTGGTACAGGACACAAAGTAATAGTTTACAATAGGACAGGAGACAAAACAGAATCTCTAAAAAACCTTGGAGCAATTGTTGCAGATACACCTAAGGATCTGGCACAAAGCTGCGATCTTGTCATAACAATTGTAAAAGATTCTGATGCTGTAGAATCTGTCTCATTTGATAAAAATGGCATAATATATGGAAAGCATGAGGGATTAACAGTTGCTGACATGAGTACAATAAACCCAATTTCTTCAAAAAAAATAGCAAAAAAATTTCTAGAAAACGGAATATCAATGATTGATACCCCAGTCATGGGCGGACCAAATCTTGCAGAAAAAGGCGAACTTGTAGTCATGATAGGTGGGAAAAAAGAAATCTATGAAAAATATAAACAGGTTTTTGATCATATTGGAAACAAGACATTCTATTTGGGCGAAAATGGCTCAGGGCATGCAATGAAGCTTGCTATGAATTTGCAGATATCAATGCTGGCCTTGGCGTTATCGGAAGGAATTACATTAACAAAAAGGGCTGGGCTTGATCCTAAACTATTTCTTGATATTTTAAACTCAACTTATTTCAAAACTGGCATGAGCGTATTAAAAGGTCCCAAGATGATAAATGGTAACTTTGAACCTAGCTTTACATTGAAAATGATGAAAAAGGATCTTGATACAATAAACACGACTGCAAAAGAACTTGGTATATCTCTTCCAATGACAACATTGGCAAATGAGATTTATCAAAATGCAATTTCTAATGGTTTGGGCGAACTAGATTATACTGGGATTCTTGCATTCATAGAAAGGATAAGCAAGTTATAA
- a CDS encoding MFS transporter, giving the protein MEFLDWVSQDGKLLLTARIVRAFSYGFLSIILAIYLKLMGFNEIFIGIVLTATLVNSVIFNLFASFYADKIGRKKILIIYAVLMAISGVIFLVTNNYVALIASALIGTINVTGTEVGAFLSIEQAILPQTVNDNRKRNSIFAIYNMVGTFAMSAGVLLSGLPQYIQKLYGLNQVESIRILFLFYSICAIIVIGIYLFLSKKIELDPSIAKTASVRTISPKSKGIVAKLSSLFAVDSFAGGFVIQSIVSFWFFTKFGADLTTLSYIFSIAGALTAFSFLFATKIASRIGLINTMVFTHIPSNILLILLAFAPTFPLAIGLYLARMSLSQMDVPARQSYIVAVVNEDERIAAAGITNTSRNIAQAVSPSLAGAIIQSLSLSAPFVVGGLLKIVYDIGVYVSFRKIKPPEEN; this is encoded by the coding sequence ATGGAATTTCTTGATTGGGTCTCACAAGATGGCAAGTTACTCCTAACTGCAAGAATAGTAAGAGCTTTTTCCTATGGGTTTCTTAGTATAATTCTTGCAATTTACCTGAAATTAATGGGATTTAATGAAATCTTCATTGGAATAGTTTTAACTGCAACACTAGTAAATAGTGTGATCTTTAACCTATTTGCAAGTTTTTACGCTGACAAGATTGGCAGAAAAAAAATTCTAATTATTTATGCAGTTTTGATGGCTATCTCTGGCGTAATCTTTCTTGTAACAAATAATTACGTTGCATTAATTGCATCTGCCCTTATTGGAACAATTAACGTAACTGGAACTGAAGTTGGTGCATTTTTGTCCATAGAGCAAGCAATACTGCCACAAACAGTTAATGATAATAGAAAAAGAAACTCAATTTTTGCCATTTATAATATGGTTGGCACGTTTGCAATGTCTGCAGGAGTTTTGCTTTCAGGATTACCTCAATATATCCAAAAACTGTATGGATTAAATCAAGTAGAATCAATTAGAATACTTTTTCTTTTTTACAGTATATGCGCTATTATTGTAATAGGCATCTACCTTTTCCTATCCAAGAAAATTGAGCTTGATCCAAGTATTGCTAAAACCGCATCAGTTCGCACCATCTCTCCAAAATCCAAGGGCATTGTAGCTAAACTGTCATCGCTTTTTGCAGTGGATTCCTTTGCAGGAGGCTTTGTAATTCAAAGCATAGTGTCATTTTGGTTCTTTACAAAATTTGGTGCAGACTTGACTACACTGTCTTACATCTTCTCTATTGCTGGTGCACTGACAGCCTTTTCATTTCTGTTTGCAACAAAAATTGCATCTAGGATTGGTTTGATAAATACGATGGTCTTTACCCATATTCCATCTAATATTTTGTTGATATTGCTAGCGTTTGCTCCTACATTTCCATTAGCAATTGGATTATACTTGGCAAGAATGAGTTTGTCTCAGATGGACGTTCCAGCTAGACAGTCATACATTGTAGCTGTAGTTAATGAAGATGAAAGAATAGCTGCCGCTGGTATTACTAATACTTCAAGAAACATAGCACAGGCAGTTAGTCCATCTCTTGCAGGTGCAATAATACAATCGTTATCACTTTCTGCACCATTTGTTGTAGGAGGTTTATTAAAAATTGTTTATGACATTGGTGTTTATGTGAGTTTTAGAAAAATAAAACCACCAGAAGAAAACTGA